In Thermotoga sp. Ku-13t, one genomic interval encodes:
- a CDS encoding YebC/PmpR family DNA-binding transcriptional regulator has product MSGHNKWANIKHKKMAQDAKRSQLFTKLIRELIVAAREGGGNPDTNPRLRAAIERAKAASMPKENIERAIKRGTGEIEGAEFQEIIYEAYAPGGVALYIRTLTDNKNRTAQELRHVLSRHGGSLAEPGSVGWVFERKGVVQVSREQIANIEELMMLAIDAGAEDIKDQEDPVRIVSSPEDVMKIKDALEANGYKVEANIEYVPKSTVRVTGKDAERLLALLNALEDMDDVQEVFSNFEMDDAEMEAILSQLGQ; this is encoded by the coding sequence ATGTCTGGTCACAACAAATGGGCGAACATAAAGCACAAGAAAATGGCCCAGGATGCGAAGAGATCCCAGTTGTTCACGAAACTCATACGTGAGCTGATCGTCGCCGCACGTGAAGGAGGAGGGAACCCGGACACCAACCCGCGCCTGAGGGCAGCCATCGAAAGGGCCAAGGCAGCCAGCATGCCGAAAGAGAACATCGAAAGGGCCATCAAGAGGGGCACGGGAGAAATAGAGGGCGCGGAATTCCAAGAAATCATTTACGAGGCCTATGCACCAGGTGGGGTAGCGCTGTACATCAGAACGCTGACAGACAACAAGAACAGAACTGCGCAGGAACTCAGGCACGTTCTGAGCAGACATGGAGGTAGTCTGGCGGAGCCTGGTTCGGTGGGCTGGGTGTTCGAGAGAAAAGGTGTCGTACAGGTGTCGAGGGAACAGATTGCGAACATTGAAGAGTTGATGATGCTCGCGATCGACGCTGGAGCCGAGGATATAAAAGACCAGGAGGATCCTGTGAGGATCGTTTCGAGTCCCGAAGACGTCATGAAGATAAAAGATGCGCTCGAAGCGAACGGTTACAAGGTCGAGGCGAACATAGAGTACGTACCGAAGAGTACAGTACGCGTCACGGGTAAGGATGCAGAAAGACTGCTCGCGCTTTTGAACGCCCTTGAGGACATGGACGACGTGCAGGAAGTGTTTTCGAACTTCGAGATGGACGATGCTGAGATGGAGGCCATTTTGTCACAGCTTGGCCAATGA